The proteins below come from a single Polynucleobacter sp. MWH-UH23A genomic window:
- a CDS encoding ammonium transporter: MLTWMKRLVAGGAMALAIGATGVMVTSPAHADEVKKPAVTAPAATPAAAEPAPVLCSEKCNKADTAWMMVSTALVLLMTLPGLALFYGGLTRSKNILSICMQCFMVFSLITVLWSIYGYSFAFTEGGAFLGGLDRLFLGGMNPDSVAATFSKGVVIPEYVFMAFQAVFATITCCLIIGSFAERAKFSAILVFMVIWFTFSYLPIAHMVWFWPGPDDIKDAASLEAITARAGWLWQKGVLDFAGGTVVHINAAIAGLVGSFVIGKRIGYGKEAMKPHNLVYVMTGAALLWFGWFGFNAGSALEANGSAALAFVNTYLATAAAVLGWSVAEWVLKGKPSMLGAASGCVAGLVAITPAAGFAGPMGSIIIGLIAGVVCLWGVTGLKKILGSDDSLDVFGVHGVGGITGALLTGVFADPALGGSGVWDYVANAVAPDYSIASQLWIQAQGVITTVIWSGVVSYIAFKLIDIVIGLRVKEEEEREGLDITSHGESAYES; the protein is encoded by the coding sequence ATGTTAACTTGGATGAAACGACTTGTTGCTGGTGGCGCGATGGCCTTGGCTATTGGCGCTACTGGCGTAATGGTGACTTCGCCAGCGCACGCTGATGAAGTTAAAAAGCCAGCAGTTACTGCTCCTGCCGCAACACCAGCAGCTGCAGAACCTGCGCCTGTACTTTGCTCTGAAAAGTGCAATAAAGCTGATACAGCATGGATGATGGTTTCCACTGCATTAGTGTTATTGATGACACTTCCAGGCTTAGCTTTGTTTTACGGTGGCTTAACTCGTAGCAAAAATATTCTTTCCATTTGCATGCAATGCTTCATGGTCTTCTCTTTGATTACAGTGCTCTGGTCTATATACGGTTATAGCTTTGCATTCACGGAAGGCGGGGCATTCTTGGGTGGGCTTGATCGTCTGTTCTTGGGTGGCATGAATCCAGATTCAGTTGCGGCAACCTTTAGTAAGGGTGTTGTGATTCCTGAATATGTATTCATGGCTTTCCAGGCAGTGTTTGCAACGATTACTTGCTGCTTGATCATTGGCTCTTTTGCTGAGCGTGCTAAGTTTTCTGCAATCCTAGTGTTCATGGTTATTTGGTTCACATTCAGCTACTTGCCTATCGCTCATATGGTTTGGTTCTGGCCTGGTCCAGATGACATCAAAGATGCTGCATCGCTCGAAGCTATTACTGCTCGTGCTGGTTGGCTGTGGCAGAAAGGTGTTCTCGACTTTGCTGGCGGCACCGTTGTGCACATCAATGCCGCGATCGCTGGTTTGGTAGGTTCATTTGTAATCGGCAAGCGTATTGGTTACGGTAAAGAAGCAATGAAGCCACATAACTTAGTTTATGTAATGACTGGTGCTGCACTCTTGTGGTTTGGCTGGTTTGGTTTCAATGCAGGTTCTGCACTCGAAGCAAACGGAAGCGCTGCATTGGCATTCGTAAACACCTACTTGGCAACTGCTGCTGCAGTGTTGGGTTGGTCTGTTGCTGAGTGGGTTCTTAAAGGCAAGCCTTCTATGCTGGGCGCTGCATCTGGTTGCGTAGCGGGTCTAGTTGCAATTACTCCTGCAGCTGGTTTTGCTGGCCCAATGGGCTCAATCATCATTGGCTTGATCGCTGGCGTAGTTTGTCTTTGGGGTGTTACTGGTCTCAAGAAAATCCTTGGCTCTGATGACAGCTTGGACGTATTTGGTGTTCACGGCGTAGGCGGTATTACTGGTGCTTTATTGACCGGCGTATTCGCTGACCCTGCGTTGGGTGGTTCAGGTGTGTGGGATTACGTAGCGAACGCTGTTGCTCCTGATTACTCTATTGCTAGCCAATTGTGGATTCAGGCGCAGGGTGTAATTACCACTGTGATCTGGTCTGGCGTAGTTTCTTACATTGCATTCAAATTGATCGATATCGTGATCGGTTTACGTGTGAAGGAAGAAGAAGAGCGCGAAGGCTTGGATATCACCTCTCATGGCGAGTCTGCCTACGAGTCTTAA
- a CDS encoding P-II family nitrogen regulator, with amino-acid sequence MKLITAIIKPFKLDEVREALSEVGVSGITVTEVKGFGRQKGHTELYRGAEYVVDFLPKVKIEAAVEDGILERAIEAIEKSARTGKIGDGKIFVSPVEHVIRIRTGETGASAL; translated from the coding sequence ATGAAATTAATTACCGCAATCATCAAGCCCTTCAAGCTTGACGAAGTGCGCGAAGCTCTCTCAGAAGTTGGAGTTTCGGGCATCACCGTCACTGAAGTTAAAGGCTTTGGTCGTCAAAAGGGTCACACCGAGTTGTATCGCGGTGCTGAATATGTTGTTGATTTTTTACCTAAGGTAAAAATTGAAGCTGCTGTTGAAGATGGCATCTTGGAGCGTGCGATTGAAGCGATTGAAAAATCTGCGCGTACTGGCAAGATTGGCGATGGCAAGATTTTTGTCTCCCCAGTTGAGCACGTCATTCGTATTCGTACCGGTGAAACCGGCGCGTCAGCACTTTAA
- a CDS encoding TorF family putative porin, translated as MKTLHKRAISAAAVALLSGLACSAAFAADTPTDPEDAGSPIAANVTIVNDYRYRGISQSNFKPAIQGGFDYAHESGFYIGNWNSSISWISDSTSTGGVNSGYTTKSISAPIEMDFYAGYKKELIGEGFATDVGVLQYFYPTSGYPTSNVMANPNTTEIYAAQNFTFGPVTGFAKVSYAVSTLFGNVNSTGSYYPDLTLNYDTGVWGLSLNGHVGYQYVAGNQPAASSTPNVSNSTLYSYTDWKLGITKDFGGGLSAALAYVGTNAATYGGSYTYLSPQGKNLGKSTGLISLTKTF; from the coding sequence ATGAAAACTTTACATAAGAGAGCAATTTCTGCAGCAGCAGTTGCATTGCTATCAGGTTTGGCGTGTTCGGCTGCGTTTGCTGCTGACACACCAACCGATCCAGAAGATGCTGGTAGCCCAATCGCTGCAAACGTAACGATTGTTAATGACTACCGCTATCGTGGTATCAGCCAATCAAACTTTAAGCCAGCGATTCAAGGAGGTTTTGATTACGCTCATGAGAGTGGTTTCTACATCGGAAACTGGAACAGCTCGATTAGCTGGATCAGTGATTCAACATCAACAGGCGGCGTCAACTCTGGGTACACTACAAAGTCAATTTCTGCGCCCATTGAGATGGACTTCTATGCTGGTTACAAGAAAGAGTTAATTGGTGAAGGTTTTGCAACAGATGTTGGTGTTTTGCAGTACTTTTATCCAACCTCGGGTTATCCCACAAGCAATGTGATGGCAAATCCAAACACCACTGAAATTTATGCGGCACAAAACTTTACTTTTGGTCCTGTGACTGGATTTGCAAAAGTATCTTATGCTGTTAGCACTTTATTTGGAAACGTTAATTCTACTGGCTCATATTATCCAGACTTAACTTTAAATTACGACACTGGCGTATGGGGTCTGTCATTAAATGGACATGTTGGATATCAGTATGTTGCTGGAAATCAGCCTGCTGCATCCTCTACACCAAACGTTAGCAATAGCACTTTGTATTCTTATACTGATTGGAAGTTAGGAATTACTAAAGATTTTGGAGGAGGTTTATCGGCTGCCCTTGCATATGTCGGTACAAACGCTGCTACCTATGGAGGATCCTATACCTACCTCAGCCCACAAGGCAAGAACTTGGGTAAATCCACAGGCTTAATTTCTTTAACTAAGACTTTCTAA
- a CDS encoding accessory factor UbiK family protein, with product MQKPGEILEQIQRIANDMQNKVGEAIRNSPAQEIEKNVRAMMNQGFQKMDLVTREEFELQTKVLAKTREKLEALEAKVAALEQIK from the coding sequence ATGCAAAAACCTGGCGAAATCCTCGAGCAAATTCAACGCATCGCTAACGACATGCAAAACAAAGTAGGGGAAGCAATTCGCAATTCTCCGGCTCAAGAAATTGAAAAAAATGTTCGAGCCATGATGAATCAAGGTTTCCAAAAAATGGATTTGGTTACTCGTGAAGAATTTGAATTGCAAACAAAGGTTCTTGCCAAGACCAGAGAAAAACTAGAGGCACTAGAGGCAAAGGTTGCCGCTCTAGAGCAAATAAAGTAA
- the lipA gene encoding lipoyl synthase, giving the protein MTINKSDTKQTVEERQDLQYDATRKQKSSEKTARIPIKIVPLEEVLKKPDWIRVKAASGNSRFAEIKKILRENELVTVCEEASCPNIGECFGKGTATFMIMGDKCTRRCPFCDVGHGRPDPLDQKEPANLARTIAALKLNYVVITSVDRDDLRDGGAMHYVDCITQSRELSPTTRIEVLVPDFRGRLDKALDIFAEHAPKGLPDVMNHNLETVPRLYKQARPGADYLNSLKLLKEFKERFPHIPTKSGLMVGLGETDEEILEVMRDMREHNIDMLTIGQYLAPSGHHLPVTRYVHPDVFKMFEEKAYEMGFSHAAVGAMVRSSYHADQQAHGAGVV; this is encoded by the coding sequence ATGACAATAAATAAATCCGATACCAAGCAGACAGTTGAAGAACGTCAAGATCTTCAATACGATGCCACTCGTAAACAAAAATCGAGTGAGAAGACTGCTCGTATTCCGATCAAAATTGTTCCTCTTGAAGAAGTATTAAAAAAGCCCGACTGGATTCGGGTGAAGGCCGCCTCCGGAAATTCTCGTTTTGCTGAAATCAAAAAGATTTTGCGTGAAAACGAATTAGTAACAGTTTGTGAAGAGGCAAGCTGCCCAAATATCGGCGAGTGCTTTGGTAAAGGTACCGCGACATTCATGATCATGGGCGACAAGTGCACAAGACGTTGTCCGTTTTGTGACGTAGGTCATGGTAGACCTGATCCCCTCGATCAAAAAGAGCCAGCGAATTTGGCTCGCACTATTGCAGCCTTAAAGCTGAACTATGTAGTCATTACTAGTGTGGATCGCGATGACTTACGCGATGGCGGTGCTATGCATTACGTAGATTGCATCACGCAGTCTCGTGAACTATCGCCAACTACTCGCATAGAGGTTTTGGTGCCAGATTTTCGTGGGCGTTTAGATAAGGCATTGGATATTTTTGCTGAGCATGCCCCCAAAGGTTTGCCAGACGTCATGAATCACAATTTAGAAACAGTTCCGCGTTTGTATAAGCAGGCTCGTCCAGGCGCAGATTATTTAAATTCTTTAAAGCTATTGAAAGAGTTCAAAGAGCGCTTTCCACATATTCCAACTAAGAGTGGATTAATGGTTGGACTTGGTGAAACTGATGAAGAAATATTGGAAGTCATGCGTGATATGCGCGAGCACAATATTGATATGTTGACTATTGGTCAATATCTTGCGCCTTCGGGTCATCACTTGCCCGTGACACGCTATGTGCATCCAGATGTATTCAAAATGTTTGAAGAAAAGGCTTATGAAATGGGCTTTTCTCATGCGGCAGTGGGCGCTATGGTGCGCTCTAGCTATCACGCTGATCAGCAGGCACATGGAGCGGGTGTTGTTTAA
- the lipB gene encoding lipoyl(octanoyl) transferase LipB: MKALVKHLGVADYAKTYEAMQTFTKERDANTPDEIWVLEHPPVFTLGLAGDASNLHTPSNQIPMVQVDRGGEITYHGPGQLVVYLLLDLKRLGIFVKELVFRIEQAVIDTLSDFGVQAERKQGAPGIYVSEQDGVSGEWVGAKVAALGLKVSRSCSYHGLALNVSTDLEAFGRIHPCGYEGLKTVDMQTLGIKDNIDTISQVLLKYLQKQLSLNELDNTR; the protein is encoded by the coding sequence ATGAAGGCTTTAGTTAAACATCTTGGTGTAGCGGATTACGCTAAAACGTATGAAGCAATGCAGACGTTTACTAAGGAACGCGATGCTAATACTCCAGATGAGATCTGGGTCTTAGAGCATCCTCCGGTATTTACTTTGGGTTTGGCCGGAGACGCTAGTAATTTGCATACTCCCAGCAATCAAATTCCGATGGTTCAGGTCGATCGGGGTGGTGAGATTACTTATCATGGTCCAGGTCAGCTTGTCGTTTATTTATTGCTTGATCTGAAGCGCTTAGGAATTTTTGTTAAAGAACTAGTATTTCGCATTGAGCAAGCGGTGATTGACACCCTGTCAGATTTTGGCGTGCAAGCTGAGCGTAAGCAGGGCGCCCCAGGAATTTATGTGTCAGAGCAGGATGGAGTATCGGGTGAGTGGGTGGGAGCTAAGGTTGCTGCTTTGGGGCTCAAAGTCTCTAGAAGCTGCTCGTATCACGGGTTGGCGTTAAATGTGTCCACCGACTTAGAGGCATTTGGGCGTATCCACCCCTGTGGTTATGAGGGCTTAAAGACGGTTGATATGCAAACTCTCGGGATCAAGGACAATATAGACACTATTAGCCAAGTGCTTTTGAAGTATTTACAAAAGCAACTAAGCTTGAATGAGTTAGATAACACCAGATGA
- a CDS encoding DUF493 family protein codes for MAEEKSLIEYPSLFPIKVMGKNIPEYLPAIVHIAKQFDPTFDEGKVEQRPSKDGNYLGITLPITATSREQLDELYRTLSTHPLVSIVL; via the coding sequence ATGGCTGAAGAAAAATCGCTAATTGAATATCCGTCGCTGTTTCCCATCAAGGTTATGGGAAAAAATATTCCTGAATATTTGCCTGCCATTGTGCACATTGCAAAACAGTTTGATCCCACTTTTGATGAAGGCAAGGTAGAGCAGCGACCTTCAAAAGATGGAAATTATTTAGGTATTACATTGCCTATCACGGCAACTAGTCGCGAGCAATTAGATGAGCTTTATCGCACTTTGTCTACTCATCCATTGGTAAGCATTGTTCTTTAA
- a CDS encoding alpha/beta hydrolase, with product MNSRTKLIQIDGIVGPIEMSIDLPDELKNDPNFAVRGLALVAHPHPLMGGTMDNKVAQTMARSFNQLGYVSVRPNFRGVGGTAGVHDDGVGELEDLLHVTEWMQTPSSWSQFEATASHPWVNSANTLPLVVSGFSFGSFVGSHLVQRLAELGRPAERLVMVGSAAGKWTLAQVPADTILIHGELDETIPLIDVLDWARPQELTVQVVPGADHFFHRRLHCIRNIITGAWLGMPDHRKQ from the coding sequence ATGAATAGCCGTACTAAATTAATTCAGATTGATGGAATTGTTGGCCCAATCGAAATGTCGATTGATCTTCCGGATGAGCTGAAAAACGATCCTAACTTTGCAGTGCGTGGCCTAGCATTGGTGGCCCACCCTCATCCATTGATGGGCGGAACCATGGATAACAAGGTTGCACAAACAATGGCTCGTTCATTCAACCAATTGGGTTATGTAAGTGTACGGCCGAATTTTCGTGGCGTTGGCGGTACGGCTGGGGTGCATGATGACGGCGTTGGCGAGTTAGAAGATTTATTGCATGTCACTGAGTGGATGCAAACCCCATCTAGTTGGTCTCAGTTTGAGGCAACTGCTAGTCACCCTTGGGTTAATTCGGCGAACACTTTACCGCTGGTAGTTTCTGGGTTTTCATTTGGCAGCTTTGTAGGCAGTCATTTGGTTCAGCGCTTGGCAGAGCTGGGTCGACCTGCTGAGAGATTAGTCATGGTGGGAAGTGCTGCGGGCAAATGGACTTTGGCACAAGTACCTGCAGACACAATTTTGATTCATGGTGAACTGGATGAAACGATTCCATTGATTGATGTGCTTGATTGGGCGCGCCCCCAAGAATTAACAGTTCAAGTGGTTCCTGGAGCCGATCATTTTTTCCATCGTAGATTACATTGCATTCGCAACATCATTACTGGTGCTTGGCTGGGAATGCCAGATCACCGAAAACAATAA
- a CDS encoding ferredoxin — protein sequence MTFSHHLFFCLNQRSNGDDCCDRHNAFALFEYAKNRVRELGLAGPGKIRVNKAGCLDRCADGPVMVVYPEGIWYTLIDQEDVEEIIQSHLIKGFPVARLQLA from the coding sequence ATGACTTTTTCTCATCATTTATTCTTTTGTTTAAATCAGCGCAGCAATGGTGATGATTGTTGCGATCGTCATAACGCATTTGCTCTATTTGAGTATGCGAAGAACAGAGTTAGAGAATTAGGTCTTGCGGGCCCTGGAAAAATTCGGGTCAATAAAGCAGGCTGCCTAGATCGTTGCGCTGATGGTCCGGTAATGGTTGTGTATCCAGAGGGCATCTGGTACACCTTGATTGATCAAGAGGATGTAGAAGAGATTATTCAATCTCACTTAATTAAAGGCTTTCCTGTAGCCCGCTTACAGCTTGCTTAG
- a CDS encoding VanZ family protein yields the protein MHSKDHRPRQLLWPLQAMPLARAMSLVYALLIVYMSLNPFDFNFHNGIGAYTWIDAPLPRFITLFDVSVNILAYIPFGFLLVFAAYPRWQNFVALGIAISLSAALALSVETLQSWLPTRIPSLMDWWANVFGGLLGALLAIPLGPQWLSGSAIRRRFDQWFGLNWAVCALFLLFPWSQIYPQSSWLGVGVWGHVIFGSIDWGTLVVNQIAQEMFITGFCWLGVALLLSLGMRAKAPQWQILNGLLCFTVVLKTFFTALQFGVEFSFIWLTTGAFWGMFLATIALRWALGLPQRTKWFLAISCLIGITVVINIMPDNPYFILTLRHWNQGRLLHFNELMQWVSVIWLPMAFVWMIRNAFRPQPHSQY from the coding sequence ATGCATTCAAAAGATCACCGCCCCCGTCAGTTGTTGTGGCCATTGCAGGCCATGCCACTTGCGCGCGCAATGAGTCTTGTTTATGCCTTGTTGATTGTATATATGAGCTTAAACCCGTTTGATTTTAATTTTCATAACGGTATTGGCGCATATACATGGATTGATGCCCCTTTGCCACGATTTATTACCCTTTTCGATGTTTCGGTAAACATTCTGGCGTATATCCCCTTTGGATTTTTATTGGTTTTCGCTGCATATCCCCGTTGGCAAAATTTTGTGGCATTAGGTATAGCTATTAGTTTGAGTGCAGCACTGGCATTGAGTGTAGAAACTTTGCAGTCATGGTTACCAACGCGCATCCCTAGTCTGATGGATTGGTGGGCAAATGTATTTGGAGGTCTATTGGGCGCCTTGCTGGCGATTCCTTTAGGTCCCCAGTGGTTATCTGGTAGCGCAATACGACGAAGGTTTGATCAGTGGTTTGGTTTGAATTGGGCAGTCTGTGCGCTCTTTTTGCTTTTTCCTTGGTCACAAATTTATCCACAAAGTTCATGGCTGGGAGTGGGCGTTTGGGGACATGTCATTTTTGGTTCAATTGATTGGGGAACTCTTGTGGTCAATCAAATTGCTCAAGAGATGTTCATTACTGGTTTTTGTTGGCTTGGTGTGGCCTTGCTTCTTTCTTTGGGGATGCGTGCCAAAGCGCCGCAGTGGCAAATCTTAAATGGCTTGCTCTGCTTTACGGTTGTTCTGAAAACTTTCTTTACAGCGCTGCAATTTGGCGTTGAGTTCAGCTTTATTTGGCTGACTACGGGTGCTTTTTGGGGCATGTTTTTAGCAACCATCGCCTTACGTTGGGCCTTGGGCTTGCCTCAGCGAACCAAATGGTTTTTGGCAATAAGTTGTTTGATTGGCATCACTGTCGTCATTAACATAATGCCTGATAATCCTTATTTCATTTTGACTTTAAGACATTGGAATCAAGGACGGCTATTGCACTTTAATGAGTTGATGCAGTGGGTTTCGGTGATATGGTTGCCCATGGCTTTTGTTTGGATGATTCGCAACGCATTTCGTCCTCAACCACACTCTCAATACTGA
- a CDS encoding biotin--[acetyl-CoA-carboxylase] ligase, with the protein MTANCILERVAETKSTNDDLLERWRTGQLIDPVARIAHRQTAGKGRAGRAWLSNPDDSICFSMAYPFKRSPAQLAGLSLLVGLAVIEGIAKACGLDKSLLLQAGLRLKWPNDLLLNNAKLGGILIEGGQAKPADPSWMIIGIGLNLRNASSIEKNLHEVGTKVSAIEDLLPKDSALPDAEYLWLSLLDSLEQHLQNFDAQGFTPYQQAWSEWDAYANQAVCLSGAGKEPIYGLAKGIGADGALLLEKDEKVISIYAGDVSLRVQS; encoded by the coding sequence ATGACTGCTAATTGCATCCTCGAACGCGTTGCCGAGACCAAGTCCACCAATGATGATCTTTTGGAGCGTTGGCGTACGGGTCAGTTAATTGACCCCGTAGCCAGAATTGCCCATAGACAGACTGCTGGAAAAGGAAGGGCTGGGCGGGCTTGGCTATCGAACCCAGATGACTCCATCTGCTTTTCTATGGCCTACCCCTTCAAGAGAAGCCCCGCACAATTAGCAGGCCTTAGCCTATTGGTAGGCTTAGCGGTAATTGAAGGCATCGCAAAAGCTTGCGGTCTGGATAAGTCTCTACTTTTGCAAGCCGGTCTTCGTCTGAAGTGGCCAAATGATCTGCTGTTAAACAATGCCAAGCTTGGGGGAATTTTGATCGAGGGCGGACAAGCAAAACCCGCTGACCCTAGTTGGATGATTATTGGCATTGGCCTCAATTTACGCAACGCGAGCTCAATAGAAAAAAATCTTCATGAGGTCGGCACAAAAGTCAGCGCTATTGAAGATTTACTGCCAAAGGATTCGGCGCTACCAGACGCGGAGTATCTTTGGTTAAGTTTGCTTGACTCCTTAGAGCAACACTTGCAGAATTTCGATGCCCAAGGATTTACCCCATATCAGCAAGCATGGAGCGAATGGGATGCCTATGCAAATCAAGCTGTCTGCCTTTCGGGAGCTGGTAAAGAGCCTATCTATGGTCTAGCAAAAGGCATTGGTGCAGATGGCGCGCTTCTGCTTGAAAAAGATGAAAAAGTGATTTCAATTTATGCAGGCGATGTTTCTTTAAGAGTGCAGTCATGA
- a CDS encoding type III pantothenate kinase: MSLYLIFDVGNTRLKWAAVESTKQPSDQQKKLWDYSGSINTQSLQSAEHRAELADYISKTLPKPDVIAFSCVAGKEVINQLQSLFPQWQDIQWKQLGGDSTFDGIRTLYQDPSKLGSDRWSAIIGARSLSKTNALIINAGTATTIDLLGSNGVHYGGWILPGLSLMHQSLEANTAQLPLAVRDASEQGFGTSTNEAIIGGCDAAQIGAIQYALDLAKQMNLPVEKIWFDGGNAKTLMNQIRQANILSTQKIEVSEGLVLRGVWAWLLKNL, translated from the coding sequence ATGAGCCTATATTTAATTTTTGATGTTGGTAATACGCGTCTCAAATGGGCTGCCGTGGAGTCCACAAAACAACCATCTGATCAACAAAAAAAATTATGGGATTACTCTGGCTCCATTAATACTCAATCACTGCAGTCTGCCGAACATCGTGCAGAGTTAGCTGATTACATCTCTAAAACATTACCTAAGCCTGATGTCATTGCTTTTAGTTGCGTTGCTGGTAAAGAAGTAATAAATCAACTTCAGTCACTATTTCCACAATGGCAAGATATTCAGTGGAAACAACTTGGTGGCGATAGCACCTTTGATGGAATACGTACCCTTTATCAAGATCCAAGTAAATTAGGGTCTGATCGCTGGAGCGCTATTATTGGCGCCCGTTCCTTATCCAAAACAAATGCGCTCATCATCAATGCAGGCACTGCAACGACTATCGACCTACTAGGCTCAAATGGTGTGCACTACGGCGGCTGGATTCTGCCAGGTCTCAGTTTGATGCACCAAAGCCTAGAAGCTAACACGGCGCAACTACCACTTGCAGTTCGCGATGCATCTGAGCAAGGATTTGGAACATCTACAAACGAAGCCATTATTGGTGGGTGTGATGCAGCACAAATTGGTGCTATTCAATACGCACTAGATCTGGCTAAACAAATGAATCTGCCAGTAGAAAAAATTTGGTTCGATGGGGGAAACGCAAAAACGCTGATGAATCAAATTCGGCAAGCGAATATACTAAGCACCCAGAAGATTGAAGTCAGCGAAGGTCTAGTTTTGCGTGGTGTTTGGGCCTGGCTGTTAAAAAATCTCTAA
- the rfaE2 gene encoding D-glycero-beta-D-manno-heptose 1-phosphate adenylyltransferase: MSTYPSPSFESKVCTPAQLQERISKLPRPLVFTNGVFDILHRGHASYLAQARALGASMVVGVNSDSSVKMLGKGDDRPINVEADRQALLAALESVDLVVVFSEQTPVNLIEQIHPDIYVKGGDYEIDTLAETKLVKTWGGKAVAIPFLYERSTTSLLGKIRS; this comes from the coding sequence ATGAGTACATATCCTTCGCCCTCTTTTGAGTCTAAAGTCTGCACCCCAGCGCAACTTCAGGAGCGTATTTCAAAATTACCAAGACCCCTTGTTTTTACCAATGGCGTCTTTGATATTTTGCATCGCGGGCATGCCAGTTATCTCGCCCAAGCACGAGCACTGGGAGCTAGCATGGTGGTAGGTGTTAACTCAGATTCTTCGGTCAAGATGTTAGGCAAAGGCGATGATAGGCCAATCAATGTAGAAGCTGATCGCCAAGCATTGCTGGCAGCATTGGAGAGCGTTGACTTGGTGGTCGTATTTTCTGAACAAACCCCAGTCAATTTAATTGAGCAAATTCATCCAGATATTTATGTCAAGGGCGGGGATTATGAAATCGATACCTTAGCGGAGACTAAGCTGGTAAAAACGTGGGGAGGCAAGGCTGTTGCCATCCCATTTTTATATGAACGCTCAACTACTAGTTTGCTTGGAAAAATACGTTCCTAG